The Devosia sp. SD17-2 genome includes a region encoding these proteins:
- a CDS encoding amidohydrolase family protein, with protein MYDIIIRNGRVIDPETGRDEVCDVAITGDTIAAIGPISEGAKQEIDAGGLIVAPGFIDLHAHGQSLPADRMQAFDGVTTALELEVGALPVGEWYDAQSKGPRLLNYGTAAAWIFARKAVMIGLPLDGGEPAITTMGRGAEDPRWSRDAATEAQSADIVALTRKGIEEGGLGIGIPYAYAPGAGAKEMSLICDLAAETDTPTYTHIAQMSNIDPKSSIEAYVMLVGLAGTTGAHMHICHLNSTSLQDIERAASLIAKAQAQGLRVTTEAYPYGTGSTVVSAGFFIDPAFAARTGTRYDAIELVASHHRLADKEELDAARQKDPSALVLWHYLDTENNSHHQKLLDVSVTFPGGAIASDAMPWSQPDGTLYLGDQWPLGEDKTAHPRSSGTFTRFIRQWSREREIVPLPEAIGKCTLIPAQIVESCAPAFKRKGRLQPGCDADIVVFDFGRLTDRATFDQMHLPAEGMHTVLVNGVPVISDGELVKAAAPGRAIRRGDA; from the coding sequence ATGTATGACATCATCATCCGCAACGGGCGCGTCATCGATCCAGAAACCGGACGCGACGAGGTTTGCGATGTGGCGATTACAGGCGACACCATCGCCGCTATTGGACCTATCTCCGAGGGGGCAAAACAGGAGATCGATGCCGGCGGCCTGATCGTCGCTCCGGGTTTTATCGATCTGCATGCTCACGGCCAGAGCCTTCCCGCCGACCGCATGCAGGCCTTTGACGGAGTCACAACGGCTCTGGAGCTCGAGGTGGGCGCCCTGCCAGTGGGGGAATGGTATGATGCACAGTCAAAGGGACCGCGCCTGCTGAACTACGGCACGGCCGCGGCTTGGATCTTCGCCCGCAAGGCGGTGATGATCGGTCTGCCACTCGATGGCGGGGAACCTGCCATTACCACGATGGGGCGTGGCGCCGAGGACCCCCGCTGGTCGCGCGATGCCGCCACCGAAGCGCAGTCAGCCGATATCGTGGCTCTGACCCGCAAGGGGATTGAAGAAGGCGGCCTCGGCATTGGCATTCCCTACGCCTATGCTCCAGGAGCTGGCGCCAAGGAGATGAGCCTGATCTGCGATCTGGCCGCTGAAACGGATACGCCGACCTATACGCACATTGCCCAGATGTCGAACATCGATCCAAAAAGTTCGATTGAGGCTTACGTCATGCTTGTCGGGCTCGCCGGTACGACCGGCGCCCACATGCACATCTGCCATCTGAATTCGACCAGTCTCCAGGATATTGAGCGGGCGGCCTCGTTGATTGCCAAGGCGCAGGCGCAGGGTCTTCGGGTAACCACCGAAGCCTACCCCTACGGAACCGGCTCGACCGTTGTGAGCGCGGGTTTCTTCATCGATCCCGCGTTCGCAGCAAGAACCGGCACGCGCTACGATGCCATTGAACTGGTCGCAAGCCACCACCGTCTCGCTGATAAGGAAGAGTTGGACGCCGCCAGGCAGAAAGACCCTTCGGCACTCGTGCTCTGGCACTATCTGGATACCGAGAACAATAGCCATCACCAGAAACTTCTGGACGTCTCCGTAACTTTTCCCGGCGGCGCCATTGCTTCGGATGCGATGCCATGGAGCCAGCCGGACGGAACGCTCTACCTGGGTGATCAATGGCCTCTAGGCGAGGACAAGACCGCTCACCCGCGTTCCTCAGGCACATTCACGCGGTTTATTCGACAGTGGTCGCGCGAGCGCGAAATCGTTCCCCTGCCGGAGGCCATCGGCAAGTGCACTCTCATCCCTGCCCAGATTGTTGAAAGCTGCGCCCCGGCATTCAAGCGCAAGGGCCGCCTGCAGCCGGGATGCGATGCCGACATCGTTGTCTTCGATTTCGGACGGCTCACGGATCGCGCAACCTTTGATCAGATGCACCTTCCCGCAGAGGGAATGCATACCGTGCTGGTCAATGGCGTGCCGGTTATCTCCGACGGAGAACTGGTGAAAGCGGCTGCCCCCGGACGGGCAATTCGCCGAGGCGATGCATGA
- a CDS encoding ATP-binding cassette domain-containing protein, producing the protein MADEILIEAKNLVRHFRLPTGMFEKPRVMVAVNDVSFSIRRGEAFGLVGESGSGKSTIGRIIARLVAPNSGTVSFEGEDWLALRGNDLRRRRRDIQMVFQSPYASLDPRWRVRDLIAEPLRSYTDLTGSALTRRAAELLEQVGLDPDWLERYPHQFSGGQRQRIAIARALASKPKLLIADEPVSALDVSSQAQILKLLRKICAEEGLAMLFISHDLSVIDHLCERVGVLKLGTLEEIGETAQIFRSPKAEYTRSLIDAVPGKRRRQMEQANV; encoded by the coding sequence ATGGCTGACGAAATCCTTATCGAGGCCAAGAACCTCGTGCGTCACTTCCGGTTGCCGACCGGCATGTTCGAAAAGCCGCGCGTCATGGTGGCGGTCAATGATGTGAGCTTTTCTATCCGTCGTGGCGAGGCGTTCGGTCTCGTCGGGGAAAGCGGATCCGGAAAGTCGACGATCGGACGCATTATCGCCCGTCTCGTCGCGCCGAATTCCGGGACGGTCTCGTTCGAGGGCGAAGATTGGTTAGCCCTGCGCGGCAATGACCTGCGCAGGCGTCGGCGCGACATCCAGATGGTGTTTCAGAGCCCCTATGCCTCGCTTGACCCGCGTTGGCGCGTGCGTGATCTCATCGCCGAGCCGCTGCGCTCCTACACTGACCTTACCGGCTCGGCATTGACCCGGCGTGCGGCAGAACTGCTCGAGCAGGTCGGACTCGATCCCGATTGGCTTGAACGCTATCCGCACCAGTTCTCCGGTGGGCAACGCCAGCGGATCGCCATCGCGCGAGCCCTTGCTTCCAAACCCAAGCTCCTCATCGCCGACGAGCCGGTGTCCGCACTCGACGTTTCGAGCCAGGCACAGATCCTCAAGTTGCTGCGCAAGATCTGTGCTGAAGAGGGGCTGGCAATGTTGTTCATTTCTCATGACCTCTCGGTCATCGATCATCTGTGCGAACGCGTCGGTGTCCTCAAGCTCGGCACGCTCGAAGAGATCGGCGAGACCGCGCAGATTTTCCGGTCACCCAAGGCCGAATACACCCGCAGCCTGATCGATGCCGTTCCCGGCAAACGGCGGCGCCAGATGGAGCAGGCCAATGTATGA
- a CDS encoding ABC transporter ATP-binding protein, with translation MTEPVLSVSDLTLDYPSRGGAVRAVKGVSFEIAPGSVLGIVGESGSGKSSIGMALMGLTGSSHAILGGTLRFQGKDLLALSRSEWRQMRGDQISMVFQDAMATLNPVLRVGDQIAEVFRYHRPKMSRRDIRSATLSLLERVGIRDAERRIDNFPHQLSGGMRQRVVIAAAIALQPALLIADEPTTALDVTVQAQILKLMQDLIREQGTSMILISHDLDVVGDVCESIIVMKDGVVVEAGSTGDVLGNPQHPYTQELLAARPQFGAAREVTHG, from the coding sequence ATGACCGAGCCGGTTCTCTCCGTATCAGACCTGACACTAGACTACCCCAGCCGGGGCGGAGCTGTTCGCGCTGTCAAGGGAGTCAGCTTTGAGATAGCGCCTGGCTCTGTCTTGGGGATTGTCGGCGAAAGCGGGTCGGGTAAATCCTCCATCGGCATGGCGCTGATGGGCCTCACCGGCTCTTCGCATGCTATTTTGGGTGGGACGCTCCGTTTCCAGGGGAAGGACCTTCTGGCGCTGAGCCGTTCTGAGTGGCGTCAAATGCGCGGCGATCAGATCAGCATGGTTTTCCAGGATGCCATGGCGACCCTGAACCCTGTCCTGCGGGTCGGCGACCAGATCGCCGAAGTGTTCCGCTATCACCGTCCCAAGATGTCGCGACGCGACATCCGCTCGGCCACCTTGTCCCTTTTGGAACGTGTCGGCATCCGTGATGCAGAACGCCGCATCGACAATTTCCCGCATCAATTGTCGGGGGGAATGCGCCAGCGCGTGGTGATCGCCGCAGCAATCGCGCTGCAACCTGCGCTGCTCATCGCTGACGAACCCACCACCGCGCTCGACGTGACCGTCCAGGCGCAGATTCTCAAGCTGATGCAGGATCTGATCCGTGAGCAGGGTACTTCCATGATCCTGATCAGCCACGACCTCGACGTCGTGGGTGACGTCTGCGAGAGCATCATCGTCATGAAGGACGGCGTTGTTGTGGAGGCCGGAAGCACGGGCGACGTGCTCGGAAATCCCCAACACCCCTACACCCAGGAACTACTGGCTGCGCGTCCGCAATTCGGCGCAGCCCGAGAGGTTACCCATGGCTGA